Part of the Rhodothermus bifroesti genome, TCACCCCACGCATCTGGGAACTCCGTGAAGGCGACGAAATGTGGATGCGCCGGAAAATCGTCGGCCATTTTACACTGCAGACGCAGCGCACCCGACACCTGATGCTGGCTACGGTGACCGGCATTGCCCCGTACCTGAGCATGATCCGTGCGCAACGGCATGCTATTGAACAGGGCGAAACCTCACCCCACCGCTTTCTCGTCATTCATGGCGCCAGCCGCTCAAAAGAGCTGGGGGTTTATCTAGACGAGCTGCGCACCCTGGCCCAACAGAATGACTGGCTGACCTACGTGCCCACCATTAGCCGTCCGTGGGAAGACCCTGACTGGCAAGGGGAAACGGGCCGCGTGGACGACGTGATCCGCAAATACTTGGATGCCGCAGCAGATTTTGGGCCGGAAACTGCCGTGGCTTATGCCTGCGGCCACCCCCAAATGATTGAAAATGCCCGTGGTATTCTGCGTCGCGCTCGGTTTGCTGATGCGTTTATTCGGGAAGAGCAGTACTTTGTGCAAAAAAGCTCCGAAAAGCCAACCCCTCAAGCTCCCTCTTCTACCGCTATGCCGGCGGATCGGCTGCCCCCAAATGCACGCCCTATGCCTGCTGTAGGCAAACTTCCTCCGCGTACAGGCTCTTCTAGCTAAGCTGGCATTTTTCCAGGATCTTAGCCAGCTCAGCACCTACTGCTTCATACCATGCAATCAGTGCCTGCGCGAGCTAATGGGCGTTGCCCCCTGTCGCTTTTACCAACCCCGCAGCGCTTGGGCTTCAGCCGAACACAGCCCCATTGGAAAAAGCTTGGCACCCTGGACAGTAAAAGCACTGGAGAACGCTCCATACGCCCCGCGTAAGGGAGCGATCCATAAGGTCCAAATGCTCGTCGCAGCGTAAGATGCGCAGGCAAATGTACGGATGCTGACGTGGCGCTGCCACAAGAACGGGCAAACAATACGCAAAATCAACGCACCAGTCCTTCGGAGCACCATCCAGAACTGCGGTCGCGAGAGGATTGCAAACGCTTGCTTAAGGCGGGCAGAAGGACGGTACCCTTGGGTCACACGCTGCGCACGCATTGCAATGCCGGCAGAGCAGAGAGCGATGCGTCTGAGCATCCATGCCGTCTAGGAGCTGCTCTGTTGCTGCTTTCCAGGCAACGACATAAGCCTCGTAGGTTAATCCTTGCTGCAACCGTCGAAGAATTTCTTGAGGGGCATATCTTTTTGGAAAAAGACGCTCTGCAAACGCTGCAAGCTTCGAATCGTTTGTGCGTAGGCATAAGCTGCTGCTCGGGTACTGTTAAACCGTAGGGCTTCACATCCACCCAACTTTTAAAAGCCATGCAAACACCTTACACTATTCTGAGCGGGCTGCTTGTTATGCTGCTAGCTGCAGCTCCCCTCCAAGCCCAAACCTTTTTTACCGCCATACTAACCCCAGACCAAGAAACCAGCAGCGTGACCAGTGGTGGCCGTGGTACAGCCGCTATGGCCCTAACCGAAGAGGGATTGCAGTTCATTGTAACCGTTGATGGGTTAACTGGACCAATCCAAGCAGCACACTTTCATCGGGCACCTGCTGGGCAAGACGGTCCCGTAGTCCGTGCCATCCCGTTCGAAGGCAGTACGGCCCAGGGCGTTTGGCGCCCTACCGATGCACAGCCGCTCACAGACGAACTGATCCAAGCCTTGCTGGCCGGGGAGCTCTATGTCAATGTACACACCGCTCAGTACCCGGCCGGAGAAATCCGCGGCCAGATTCGCTTAGCCAGCGGTACAGCCCTTAGGGCAAGGCTAACCCCTAGCCAAGAAAGCCATGATGTAATGAGTAATGGTTATGGCGTTGCTGAGCTGACGTTTACCCCAGCAGGATTGGTCTACCACATTACGGTTGTCGATCTAAGCGGTCCGGTTCAGGCAGCGCACTTTCATTATGGTGCAGCAGGGGTCGACGGCCCTGTGGTACATCCCATTAGCTTTAGCGGGAACCAGGCTTCCGGCGTTTGGACCAATCTTCCAGACTCACTCATTGTGGCCCTGCTTACAGGCCACCTATACCTAAACGTACATACGACCCAGTACCCAGCCGGAGAAATCCGAGGACAAGTAGAGCTAGCCGAAGGTATAAGCGCAGCTGTTTTGTTAGATCCTTCCCAAGAGACCAGTAGCGTCACAAGTAGTGGCCGCGGCACAGCATTCTTAACCTTGACTGAAGCTGGACTGGTGTATCACATTACGGTAAGCGACCTTACAGGACCCGTGCAGGCAGCACACTTTCATCGGGCACCTGCTGGGCAAGACGGTCCCGTAGTCCGTGCCATCCCGTTCGAAGGCAGTACGGCCCAGGGCGTTTGGCGCCCTACCGATGCACAGCCGCTCACAGACGAACTGATCCAAGCTTTGCTGGCCGGGGAGCTCTATGTCAATGTACACACCGCTCAGTACCCGGCCGGAGAAATCCGCGGCCAGATTCGTCCACGTCAGCTTGTACTTACATCCATCGAACCCGTTGAGGGCACTCCCCCTACTCTCTTAGAGCTGCACCCGAACTATCCGAATCCGTTTCGGGAAAAAACAACGATCACCTTTGAACTCCCGCAAACGATGCCTGCCACGCTGGCCATCTATAACCTACTGGGTCAACGCATAGTAACTTTGGTTGATGGCCAGCTTCCAGCCGGACGCTACGAAGTGGTTTTTGAAGCCTCCACACTGCCAGCTGGACTATACCAGTATCGCTTGGAAACACCTCAGGGCATTCAAAGCCGTACGCTTATGCACTTGCGCTAAGCTGCAGCGCCTACAGCTAAAAAAGTGCCCCGCACAGGCGGGGCACTTTTTTAGCGCTTGCATTTTGTTTTAGGTTTTCCTAAATTATAGTCTGGTTCTAATCATCGGTGCATTAAAAATGCTTACTGAATCTCAAGAGGATTACCTGAAACAGATTCTCCTCTTAGGCGAAGGGGAGCCGGTATCGACCACGACACTGGCAGAGCGGTTGGGCGTGCGGCCGGCTTCGGTAACCGGTATGCTACAAAAGCTGTCGGCCATGGGTTTGGTCGAGTATCGGCCTTACCAGGGGGCACGGCTAACAAGTCCGGGTTATCGCATAGCGGTTGAACTCTTGCGTCATCACCGTTTGATTGAAACGTTTTTGGCTGAGGCTTTAGGGTATGACTGGCACGAAGTGCACGACGAGGCCGAACGTCTGGAGCACGTCATCAGTGAACAGTTGGAGGCGCGCATTGCCGAATGGCTAGGGCATCCTGAGCGCGATCCCCATGGAGATCCGATTCCGACGCCTGAGCTAACGTTTCCGCCGCTTGAATCGGGGTATCCTCTTGCTGCAGTGCCTGTACCCGCAACGGTTCGGATTGTGCGCGTGCGCGCGCAAGACCCCGATGCACTCAACCTACTTGCTCGGTTGGGCTTGCGCCCAGGCGTTGTCTTGCGCTTGATCGAGCACACCGCTTCTGGCGTGCGTTTAGCCGTAGGCGAAGAGCGCTTTCTCTTACCCAACGAGCTTGCTGCTGCAATATGGGCCGTAGTAGAAGTTACCTCTTAGGGTGGTGGGCTGTCGGCTGCGTCTTGTTTCTGGCCGCCTGCCAAGCTACCAGGTCGCGACCTGAGGGCAAGCTGCAGGTGGTAGCCACCACGTCGATTGTAGCCGACCTAGCACGTCAGCTTGGCGGCGAGGCTGTGCAGGTCGTTGCGCTTATGGGCCCTGGTATTGATCCGCACCTTTATCGAGCTAGCGAAGGCGATGTAGCGCGCATGCAGCAAGCCGACCTCATTTTGTATAACGGGCTGCATTTAGAGGGCAAAATGGCCGAGGTTTTTGCCCGTATGCAGGCGCTTGGGCGCCCGACCCTAGCGGTAGCTGAATGCATCCCCGACAGCCTGCGGCTTACGGCTTCAGGCTTTGGGGGTACCTACGATCCGCATGTGTGGATGGACGTGCGGCGCTGGCAACACGCCGCCCGCTGCGTAGCCGAAACGTTTGCTCGCATAGACACGGGCCGCGCAGCCATCTACCAAGAGCGTCTGCAGGCCTATCTTATCGAAATGGAGCAAACCGACGCCTACGTGCGGCAACGCTCAGCTGAACTGCCTTCCGATCATCGGGTACTGGTGACCTCACACGACGCCTTCCGCTATTTTGCCGATGCCTATGGCTGGGAGGTTCGTGGACTTCTGGGCGTTTCAACCGCCTCCGAAGCTGGAGCAGCCGATGTGCAAATGCTCGCAGATTTTATTGTCGCCAAGCGCCTGCCAGCCATCTTCGTAGAAAGCTCCGTCCCGGAACGCTACCTCAAGGCGTTACAAGAGGCCGTAGCTGCACGCGGGCACACCGTACGCCTGGCCGGCCCCCTCTATTCCGACGCTTTAGGCGATCCCCAGACGCCTGCAGGTACCTACACAGGCATGGTTCGTACCAACATCGATACGATTATTGAGGCCCTGCGTACTGCACAGACACCATGATGTGGGCTATTGAAATTGAAGACCTAACGGTGGCCTACCAGCAAAGGCCTGTGCTTTGGGATATTGATGCAGCAATCCCTGTGGGGCAGATGACGGCCGTTGTGGGACCTAACGGCGCGGGGAAAAGCACCCTGCTCAAGGCAGTGCTGGGCATTGTGCGCCCAGTAGCCGGTCGCATTCATGTGCTAGGAAAACCTTTTCAGCCTCGCGAACGCCGGGTAGCTTATGTGCCCCAACGCGCTGAACTGGACTGGGACTTCCCGGCAACAGTCTTCGATGTAGCCTTAATGGGGACTTATGGACGTCTGGGGTGGCTGCGACGTCCTGGAAAAACGGAACGGGCCCTAGCGCAGGCTGCTCTGGAGCGCGTTGGCCTAGCCGAGCTCGCCAACCACCCCATTGGTCAGCTTTCGGGAGGCCAACAGCAACGCGTGCTGTTGGCCCGAGCACTCGCCCAGGAAGCGGATATTTACCTACTCGATGAGCCTTTTCAAGGTGTAGATGCGCCCACCGAGGCAGCATTGCTCGATGTGCTACACTGGCTTAAAGCGCAAGGTAAAACCATAGTTATTGTGCATCACGACTTGTCGACCGTAGCAGAGTACTTTGACTGGGTGGTGCTGTTGAACGTACAGTGCATCGCCTGCGGACCAATCCGCGAAGCATTCACTCCCGAGAACCTTCGCCGCACCTATGGTGGGCGGACGGTTGTTGCTGCAGAAGAGCCCAGAGCCTTCTAGATCATGGACTTTACGCTGCGCGTTGTTATGACGGGGTCAGCCTTGTTAGGGCTGATCTCAGGTGCACTGGGAACGCTAGCTGTGCTTCGACGGCAAGGACTGGTTGGGGATGCGGTCTCGCATGCAGCACTCCCAGGCATTGTGCTCGCCTTTTTGATCAGCGGCTCAAAGGCACCTGTGGTGCTACAGCTTGGTGCAGCCGTAAGTGGTACGCTAGCGCTACTATGGGTACAAGCTGTGCTGCGCACCACGCGCGTACGCTTCGACGCCGCCCTGGGTATGGCCCTGGCTGTGTTTTTTGGCATGGGCGTCGTACTTCTTTCCTTCGCCCAGCACACTGCCGGCGCCGCTCAAGCAGGTCTCGATCGCTTTTTGTTTGGTCAAGCGGCCACATTGCTACGTACAGACCTTGTGGTGATGGCGGTCGCAGGCGCTACGGTATTTGCCCTGGTTGTTGCTTTATGGAAAGAGCTGAAACTAGTACTGTTTGATGCCGATTACGCGCGTGCTTTGGGCTTACCTGTGCGCCAGCTCGAAACGCTGCTCATCGCAGTACTGGTCGTGGCTATTGTGATCGGCCTCCAGACGGTTGGTGTCGTGCTTATGAGCGCCGTGCTGGTAGCACCTGCAGCTGCAGCACGCCAGTGGAGCAGCCGCTATGGCCGGGTCTTTTTGCTGGCCGGCCTTTTTGGCCTACTTAGTGGCGCTACAGGAGCCTGGCTGAGCAGTCTGGCGCCCCGACTGCCGACTGGCCCCATCATCGTGCTGCTCCTAACGCTTTTTGCCACCATTTCCCTTTTTATTGCGCCCGAACGCGGCTTGTTTTGGCAGTACTGGAAACGACAGCGTGCAGCACGTAGTGCACAGCAAGCGGTACTTGCGGTACTTCGTGAGCTAGAACGGCGTCATCCCCATGCTGGCCGCCCCCACCCGGCCTCCAGTATTCAAGCTATACTGGGACCAGAGATTCCTGTAAGCTCGATTTTGCGCCAACTAGAGCGCCGCGGGCAGGTGCAGCATGAGCCTGGTCGCGGCTGGCGCTTAGCAGATAGCCGTTCGGAAGATGAGCCCCGCGCTTGAAATCCAGCTTGTTGCTGTGCTGACGGCCATGGCATGTGCCTTACCTGGGGCCTTCCTGGTCATGCGTCGCATGAGCCTGGTTAGCGATGCCATTAGCCATGCCGTCCTGCCCGGCATCGTGGTTGGCTTTCTCCTAACGCATAGCTTGCATCATCCTTTACTGCTTCTATTAGCGGGAGCAGCTGGGTTGCTCACCGTTTATCTTATTGAGCTTTTAGAAAAAACGGGCCGCCTGCGAGAAGACGCAGCCATTGGATTGGTTTTTCCAGCACTTTTCAGCATAGGCGTGCTGCTCATTGCCCGTTTTGCTGGACAGGTGCATCTCGATACCGATGCTGTGCTGCTAGGAGAGCTGGCTTTTGTGCCTTTTGATCGGCTGCAGTACTTGGGCTACGACCTGGGTCCAAGGGCGTTGTGGACCATGGGTGGCTTGTTTTTTTTGAACCTACTCCTCCTTAGCCTGCTCTATAAAGAGCTCACGCTGGCCACCTTTGATCCAGCCCATACGGCCGTGATCGGCTTTCGCCCCGCAGTGTTGCACTACCTGCTCATGGGTATGGTAGCAGTGACCATTGTTGCCGCCTTTCACGCAGTAGGTGCTATTTTGGTCATTGCCCTGATGATTGGTCCGCCGGCTACTGCTCTACTGCTGGCTCGCCGGATGCCGACTTATCTGCTCTACAGCGTCCTAGGCGGGGTGCTTAGTGCCGTGCCCGGCTATGGCTTGGCCTGGCTTCTGGATGTGTCGATTGCCGGCTCGATGGCCACAATGGCCGGCGTGCTCTTTGGGGTTGTCTGGCTCGTTGCCCCTGAAAGTGGTCTTTGGGCACGTTGGTATCGCCACCGAAAGCAACAGCTGGAGTTCGCTTTGGACCTGCTGCTGCTGCACCTGTTGCATCACGAACAACAAGCTGCCGCTTTGGAGGAACGTCATCCAACCACGTTACCTCAGCACCTGAACTGGACCGAAGCCGTTCTTCAACGCGTCCTCAAAGCCGGAGAGCAGCAGGGCCTACTGTACATAACTTCTGGCGAGGTGCACCTGACCGAAGCCGGCCGGCGGCGTGCTCAAAACCGGTTGGAAACGCTTAAGCCTACATAGCTTTCCACCCCGACGCCAGCTCCCAGGCCTCCAACGACACCAAATGCGCCTCGCCCCCTTCTGCAAACATTACCACCCCCTCGCTTTCTGGTTTAGGGAAAATCAGTTCTGTAAACACCACCTGACCCTCGCCGGCAAACACCTCAACCGAAGACCAATCTACAAACACGCGTAGCCGCAGCTTACCTTCCTCAAGTGGCAGCTTTGCTTCTTTCCGAGTAGCAAACTTCGGGTGAAAAGCTACCAGGCCGGAGCGCTTGCGGTCTACAAAAATGCGCTGCGTAGCTACCTCGTAACCGATCACCGTCTCCTCCCCTTCCCCTACACGTACCTTTAATCCCACCACACGTGCTTTGCCCACAACAAACGCCGCAATCAGCTCTAGCGTCTTCCCTTGTATCGCAAGCCGCTGCTCACCTACGATAGGCTGATTTTCTATAGCCCAGTACCGCTGCCTCAACGTGCTTAAGCTCGGAACAGGCGCCTGCACCAGGTGCAATCTGCCACCGATGCGCCGTAAGCTTACCCGCCGAGCTAGGCTGAGCTGCCCACGCCATGGGCTTGTGGGAATAGCATGGGCATAAAGCCAGTTGTTCATCCACCCCACCCACAGTCGATACAGGTCCTCCCCAGGTGCCCCAAACCAGGTAATGGCAGCGTAAAAGTCAGCCCCGTAGTCCACCCAGCGGGCATGCGCCTGGCCTACGGCGACAGGCTCTTCTGGCGTAAAGCGGCTGCCATCAAAATAGCCAATGAAATACTGGCTACCTGAGCCCCCTGTTGGTCCCCCAGGATTCACGTCCACTTTGAGCACCCAACGCACCGAGCCAGGCTCTCCTTCGACGAGCAGCGGAAACAAGTCTGGGCATTCCCATACCCCTTCTACAGCACCTGCTGGACCAAACGTGCTCCGTAGCGTCCATTCCTTGAGGTTCTTCGAGGCATAAATCTGTATTTTTCGTGCCGCTGCCAAAGCCACAACCATAATCCATTGAGCTTCAGGCGCATGCCAAAACACCTTAGGGTCCCGAAAATCACGTTCACCAATGTCTAACACCGGATTGCCAGCATAGGGGATCCAGCTTCGACCTCGATCGAGGCTGTAAGCTAAATGCTGCGCCTGTTTTTCCATGGTCTTATAATGACCAGTATAAATAGCGACCAGTGGGGGGTTGTCCAGGGTGCCCAAACCACTGGTATTGTAGACATCCAAGACCGCGCTTCCGGAAAAAATCATTACCTCATCTGTCTCCCAAAGAGCGACAGGCCAGTGTTGCCAATGCACCAAATCACGGCTGACCGCATGGCCCCAACTCATATGCCCCCATTGATCTCCCAAAGGATTATGCTGATAAAAAAGGTGATATAGGCCATGTGCATAGACCAGCCCGTTGGGATCATTCATCCAGTTGCGCTCAGGCGAAAAGTGGTACTGGGGACGATAGCGTTCTTGATAGTAGGTTATCGCATTCATATAGTTTGGCATCAAAGTTGTTTTATTTTTGCTTTGCCTATTTAATCGCACCTCTAGGTATCCTCCAACCCATAAAGCCTTAGCGCCATGGCATCTCATATTGACCTTTCTTACCGCCCGGAGACTTATTTTACCTTGAGCCTCCGGGACCAGCTGCTGCAGGAGCTGTCGACTTCTGCACTGCGCAGAAAGTTAGCTCCTCAAATTGACGCCCTGCTGCGTGAGGGTCGCAAGGAAGAAGCTATCGCCCTTGTGCGTTCGGTTACAAAGACGGAGCTGCAGATGGGCTTCTTCATCCATCCCATGTTCATGGGAGGCGCGTATCTTCCCCCACGAGAACCGGACGAAGTCGAAATTGCCCGGGTTACGCTCCGATCAACAACTTACGATGTAGCTGCCATTTATGCTCGACGCGACGGGTCACAGATTCACTACCGTTTCGTCGACGAATATTATGATCACGATTGGCTCGAAGATCTCAGATTCCAGGGAGAACACACTTCAACGCTACCTTTAACCCTGGGGGAAGTTGCTGATATATTCTACTACGAATACCTATGGCGCATCCTTCGGGAAATAGATTGGCGTAACCTACAAGAGGCGCTGGATTTCTTCTGGGCTGAGTCTTCTTTCTATCCAGATTTAGATGAGGCTTTGCATCAGGTGGCAAGCGAGGATCTCAAATCCCTTTTTCCAGAGGAAGAGGAGGATGAAGAGGATGAATAAAACCAAAGCAGACCTATGCATATCGGACAGCAAACCATAGCCTGGCTCCACCAAATGCTGACCGGGGGCGATCGCGCTTTGTCAGCATCATTGCCCGAAGGATTTCGCTGGTGGCCCAACAATCACGCGCAAACGATTGCGATCGTTGGCGAAGAACGTGGACCTGAGGGCGAGGCTGGTTTTTTGATTGGAGTACGCACGGAAATGCTTCGCGGCTTGGTGCTCAACGACACTGCGGCTGCAGCGCTCAATACGCTGGTTATGCCGTTTGCCTCGCTCTCTGGTCCGGTGTACGATCCGGAAACCCAAACGCTGAGTTTGTGCACACTCGCGCGCATTTACGATCACATTGCGACGTGGATGCGCGTGCTGCTTAGGGCAGCTGCCTGGATGCAGGCTGCAGAGGCACCTGTCTGGGCCTCTGCCCTGGCCCAGTTGTTGCCGGCACAAGAGGCGCTCGCTCCTACCTCTCACCAAGAGTCGCAGCAACAAGCCTCCGCCCGGCATGCTGCGTTTATCCAAGAGCTTCTGAAAGTAGGTAAGCACCCTTACTGGCGGCCTATAGAATTTCAAATGCTGCATCAGCAGTTTTTGCAGCGGCCGCCTGTTGTGTTCGCCACGGTAGACCGGATGGGCGTAGGCATCGAGTTTCCCTTTGGCCAAAAAGAAACTTCCTTATGCGAGATCCTGGCTGACCAGCCTCACCCCCGCTATGGCTATGGGCTTTTTTTGTTGCAGTCATTTCCTGCCTACGACCTAACAGAACAACAAGGCATCCGGCTCGCCTTCGAGCTCAATGCCCTTGAGCTCACAAGTCAAGTGATCGGTTATGGCTTTGGAAGCTATGTCTTCCGAGACAGCACGCTATACTTTACTGCCTTTTTTCCCAATCTGTTGTACCGGCATGACCTGTTAGCCAACCTTTTTTTCTCCTGCGCAGCGCGTGCTCAAGCCATTTCGCTACGCTTAACGGGATGCCCTTGGACGGAAGCGTCCTTTCGCGTATCCCGCTCTGCTATCGGCCGGATGCTTGGCCGCTTTCGGGGAAAGTAGTTCGATGACCGGACAACGTTGTTGGAGAAAAGATTTACGCTTGAAGACGAGTAGACCAAGCGCTTCTGCTGCGCTGGGCTTCGTAGGTCCGGGGGGACTCGAACCCCCAACCCGCTGATTAAGAGTCAGCTGCTCTGCCAGTTGAGCTACGGACCTATGCGTTTTTCATGGCGTCGTTAAAACCTTAGGGCGCGCACTTCGTTCCCGTCCTGGATGCTGCAAAGGGGCTTGAGCAGACCGCTTTGCATACGGTTCACGTAAAGTGCTTTTAACTGCACGCACACCTTGGCTATTGCAACGGCTACGAGGCTTTCAAGCGGGCTGCGCTACATGATCGGCGCAGCCTTGATGTTTAGCCTAATGGGATTGTTCGTCAAAGTTGCTGGTGAGCGCCTTCCGAGTCAAGAGATTGTACTCATCCGCAGTCTGGTTACGTTAGGCTACAGCTACCTCCTGTTGCGTTGGGCAGGCGTCTCGTGGCGCGGACAGCGCACCGGTTTGCTCCTGTTACGCGGGCTGGTAGGGTTTTTCTCGCTCAGTGGCCTATATTTTGCGCTAACGCGCTTGCCCTTGGCCGACACCCTTGTGCTGCAGCAAACCAGCCCGGCCTTTACCGTCCTGCTTGCGGCGCTTTGGCTAGGGGAACCGGTAGGCCGGTATGAGCTCCTGGGCATTGCGTGTAGCCTAATCGGGGTAGTCTTCATCGCACGACCCGCATTTCTATTTAGGGAACAGACAGGAGGCTTAGACTTGCTGGGCGTCGGCGGTGCGCTGCTCAGTGCGATCTTTAGTGCTGCGGCCTACGTACTGGTACGCGAGCTGCGCCGCACTGAGCATCCTTTGACCATTGTGTTTTATTTTCCCTTGGTCGCTACTGTGGGCTCGCTGCCCTTAGCCCTTCCTACAGCGGTCTGGCCTTCTACGCTGGAATGGCTGGTGCTCATTGCCGGTGTAGGGCTCACCGCTCAGGTTGCCCAAGTTTGGATGACCAAAGGATTGGGCGAAGAGCTAGCTGGACGGGCCGTAGCGATGAATTACCTGCAGGTTGCGTTTGGCGTTTTATGGGGCGTGCTGTTTTTTGATGAAATGCCCTCGGCGTGGAGCTTTTTGGGCATGGCCCTAATTTTTGTAGGGACATGGCTGGCTGCTCACCAGAGATAATCACACGTCCAGTGCCTCGGCATCTACTCGGGCAGCATTCTCCATGATAAACCGAAAACGCATCGACACATCCCGGCCCATTAACTCGGCAATAGTTTGCTCGGTGAGTAAGCGTGCTGTCTCAGGAATTGTTACGCGCAACAAACGGCGTTTTTGCGGATCGAGCGTGGTTTCGCGCAGCGTATCGGGCATCATTTCACCTAGCCCTTTAAATCGCTGAATTTCGATCTGCAGGTTTTTGCGTTTCTTCTGAAGCTCTTGGAGAATGCGATCGCGGTCGGCATCGTCCAGTGCCCAGTAGGTCTCTTTGCCGGCATCAATGCGGTAAAGCGGCGGCTGGGCTACGTAGACGTGACCGTTTTCGATAAGCGGCCGCAGGTAGCGGTAGAAGAAGGTTAAAAGCAACGTCGTGATGTGATGGCCATCGGAATCGGCGTCCATCAGCAGAATGATTTTATGGTAACGCAGCCGATTAAGGTCAAGCTGATCTCCTAACCCGCAGCCAAGAGCCTGCACAATGTTGGCCAGCTCCTTGTTGTCTTCTACCCGGCGTAGTGAAGCTTGCTCAGCGTTGAGTACCTTACCCCGAAGCGGCAACACAGCTTGGAAGCGACGGTCACGGGCTTGCTTAGCACTGCCACCTGCCGAATCCCCTTCCACAATGAAGAGCTCGCACTCTTCTGGATTTGTCGAAGTACAATCTGCCAGCTTTCCAGGGAGGTTTAACCGATGGCTAACCGACGTTTGGCGGCGCACTGAGCGGGCAGCTGCACGACTAGCCAGCCGTGCTTTGGCTGCCTGAATAATCCGTGCCACAATCGCCTCGGCCATCGTGGGGTGCGCGTTGAGGAACTGTTCCAACTCCAAGCGGACAGCACCCAGTACCAGGGTACGCGCCTCTGGATTGTTTAGCTTTTCCTTTGTTTGCCCCTGAAACTGCGGCTCTACCATAAACAGGTTGATTACAGCCACCAGCCCCTCCCGAATGTCGTCGGCTGTGACTTCCAGGTTTTTAGGCAACAGGTCATGCGTTTCCATATAGGCCCGTACGGCACCGCGCACCGCATCTTTAAAGCCCTGCTCATGCGTGCCACCTTCAACCGTGGGAATGCCGTTCACAAACGATTTGATCAGCTCCTGGGGCGCCTCAGTCCACTGGAGCGCTACCTCTAACCTTGCTCCTGCACGGAGCTCTTCCTGAAGCAACACAAACGGCACAGCATGCACCACCCGGCTTCCCTGCTTGAGCACAAGCCGATGTAGGTAGTCCACAATGCCGCCTTGATGCTG contains:
- a CDS encoding glycoside hydrolase family 32 protein codes for the protein MNAITYYQERYRPQYHFSPERNWMNDPNGLVYAHGLYHLFYQHNPLGDQWGHMSWGHAVSRDLVHWQHWPVALWETDEVMIFSGSAVLDVYNTSGLGTLDNPPLVAIYTGHYKTMEKQAQHLAYSLDRGRSWIPYAGNPVLDIGERDFRDPKVFWHAPEAQWIMVVALAAARKIQIYASKNLKEWTLRSTFGPAGAVEGVWECPDLFPLLVEGEPGSVRWVLKVDVNPGGPTGGSGSQYFIGYFDGSRFTPEEPVAVGQAHARWVDYGADFYAAITWFGAPGEDLYRLWVGWMNNWLYAHAIPTSPWRGQLSLARRVSLRRIGGRLHLVQAPVPSLSTLRQRYWAIENQPIVGEQRLAIQGKTLELIAAFVVGKARVVGLKVRVGEGEETVIGYEVATQRIFVDRKRSGLVAFHPKFATRKEAKLPLEEGKLRLRVFVDWSSVEVFAGEGQVVFTELIFPKPESEGVVMFAEGGEAHLVSLEAWELASGWKAM
- a CDS encoding DMT family transporter, coding for MAIATATRLSSGLRYMIGAALMFSLMGLFVKVAGERLPSQEIVLIRSLVTLGYSYLLLRWAGVSWRGQRTGLLLLRGLVGFFSLSGLYFALTRLPLADTLVLQQTSPAFTVLLAALWLGEPVGRYELLGIACSLIGVVFIARPAFLFREQTGGLDLLGVGGALLSAIFSAAAYVLVRELRRTEHPLTIVFYFPLVATVGSLPLALPTAVWPSTLEWLVLIAGVGLTAQVAQVWMTKGLGEELAGRAVAMNYLQVAFGVLWGVLFFDEMPSAWSFLGMALIFVGTWLAAHQR
- a CDS encoding DNA gyrase/topoisomerase IV subunit B, which translates into the protein MAEVTTTYTGKDIQVLEGLEPVRKRPGMYIGGTGKPGLHHLLWEIVDNAVDEAVNGFASLIEVTLHADGCSVTVSDNGRGIPVDLHPVKKIPTLELILTTLHAGGKFDRKNYITSGGLHGVGASVVNALSEELVATVRRDGKTYQQRFARGKPKTKLKVIAENTRGTGTSIYFRPDPEIFETTTFDAEWIREQLEVKTYLNRNLKIIFKDETSGERYEFQHQGGIVDYLHRLVLKQGSRVVHAVPFVLLQEELRAGARLEVALQWTEAPQELIKSFVNGIPTVEGGTHEQGFKDAVRGAVRAYMETHDLLPKNLEVTADDIREGLVAVINLFMVEPQFQGQTKEKLNNPEARTLVLGAVRLELEQFLNAHPTMAEAIVARIIQAAKARLASRAAARSVRRQTSVSHRLNLPGKLADCTSTNPEECELFIVEGDSAGGSAKQARDRRFQAVLPLRGKVLNAEQASLRRVEDNKELANIVQALGCGLGDQLDLNRLRYHKIILLMDADSDGHHITTLLLTFFYRYLRPLIENGHVYVAQPPLYRIDAGKETYWALDDADRDRILQELQKKRKNLQIEIQRFKGLGEMMPDTLRETTLDPQKRRLLRVTIPETARLLTEQTIAELMGRDVSMRFRFIMENAARVDAEALDV